AGACCAAGAATATTCAATATATCATGTTTTTTATCTTCTatgtaaaatgtcaaattctgGGTTTTGTGAGTTAACAttaaaatctataaataaatcTGACTTTAATAGTGTCACTGTCTCTTCCAGTCTACAGATTTAGATACCTctatatattgtaacatttctttaCACAGAGACAATCcataatatacatttagtatgtCACATTTCTGGCATTCAATATAACCCTAACACATTCTGTAACAGCCACCATAAGGATGGGATTATACTGAAATATCTTGTCTTACCTTTCACTTTCTATAGCTTGTAAAGCTGCCAATGGTTCAAAACTTGGTGATGGATAGACAGCTGTAGAACCAAACACCATGCTGGCTAAACCTCCAACGATCATCCCAAAACAATGATATAATGGCACTGGTATACTAATGACATGGTCCTGGCAGTGGAGGAAAGACATACAAACAATAAATGGTACTGTATACTAATCACATGGTCCTGGCAGTGGAGGAAAGACATACAAACAATAAATGGTACTGGTATACTAATGACATGGTCCTGGCAGTGGAGGAAAGACATACAAACAATAAATGGTACTGGTATACTAATGACATGGTCCTGGCAGTGGAGGAAAGACATACAAACAATAAATGGTACTGGTGTACTAATGACATGGTCCTGGCAGTGGAGGAAAGACATACAAACAATAAATGGTACTGGTATACTAATGACATGGTCCTGGCAGTGGAGGAAAGACATACAAACAATAAATGGTACTGGTGTACTAATGACATGGTCCTGGCAGTGGAGGAAAGACATACAAACAATAAATGGTACTGGTATACTAATGACATGGTCCTGGCAGTGGAGGAAAGACATTATTACAAAAAATGATATAAAGCCACTGGTACATAAAATCCTGTGTTCTTGGCAGTGGAGGAAAGACACAAAAACAATTATATACCATCTTTAAATTAAAGTAATATCATAGGCAAGCACTGCTGTAATATATCAgcttttttcaagttttttttacatgGATCACCCAACCGCTCTATTACTAAAACGGTCTCTAATGTCAACAATCTTACAATGATTCATTTCTCTGTTACCAGTTTTTAACTTTCAactttatttaactttgacttACACTAGTATCGTAGCCCAACGTCCTGCCAACAGTGTCAGcattattgacaatgttatgaTGACTTAAGGTAACTCCCTTGGGATTGCCAGTTGTACCCTGCATAACAAgaacacaaacatgtacatatgataGGTCAGAACTGAGTATTGATTGGTTCACAGACATGTCAAGGTATACTTACTGATGTAAACTGGTTAGTGATTGGCCAATTGACAGACTAAGGTAGACTTACTTATGTAAACTGGCTAGTAATTGGTCAACAGACATGTCAAGGTATACTTACTGATGTAAACTGGTTATTGATTGGCCAATTGAGAGGTTAAGGTATACTTTAATAGTGATGTAAACTGGTTAGTGATTGGCCAATTGACAGACCAAGGTAGACTTACTTATGTAAACTGGATAGTGACAGGTGAAGTTACATCAACTGATCTAAATTAAATGGTGATCAGCCAATGGATAGGTCATTGCTTACTtacagatgtaaactgaatagTGATTGGCCCAATGACAGGTGATGGTATACTtacagatgtaaactgaatgttgATTGGGTCATCAAACTGAAGATCGTCTTGGCATTCTTCTACTTGAATGAAATGTTGTTTAGAGGGTGCTTCCATGACATCATCAAACATATAGGCCCCTGGGAAATGACCCTTACCTAACATGATGACTGATTTCAACTCAGGTAAgctgaaataaaaacacaaagcAAAGTGTAAGGTAGATAAAACTATATctctattttctaaaatttaatttgataattatttGATGGTAAATCTTCAAATAACATGGAAAAAGTAAATATTTGGAGTAGAGTGAGTAACTACTGTAGATTCTCCTGAATTTCTCAGTTTACTTGGACTCAAAACTAACTTGCCACCCTTGTGTCAGAAATGGACTTGGAAAGAACAAAATGTGTGATTGCTACATACTTTGGACTCTGTATTTCTCCGGGATGAGATTTCTGGACCTCTGGACAGATTTCACACAGCATTGACCAATAATCCTGAGTCTTGAAGTTCTGATCTGAAATGAGTGCTTTACAACCAACCtggaaaataaatgaattgtttataaataattacaatcaTTGTAAAGATTATAACTTTGTTTGCTTATTGTCTATACTGTCTTATAGCTGACAACATTACAAGTAAATATCATCActgaaaaatacacacaaacgaAAACAATTGCCATGGAGATACAAGCCTTCAGCTGGAAAATAATCATGACGAgtgttttgtcactactcatcgaCAACTCACAGTGACAAATAATACTTttatgttacttgtattttcatATACGCAATGAAAAATAGTGAGAAATGAATTATTAATGTTACCTTTCTCAGAGCATATTCTAATTCCATTGGTCTGTAGGCAGGATTGATATTAACTTGAAGAGCCCCGATACGCGCTGTTGCATATTGTGTCAGCACCCATTCCAGTCTATTTGGTGACCACATTCCAACACGATCCCCTCTCTTGATTCCAATGGCTAGCAATCCAGCAGCAAGTCTATCCACCTAAGGTAAAATTCATCATTCTATCAATGATTGGACTATCAATCCGTCAGCCTTACAAACGTGAGACTTTACCACTTTTTAAGAACTATATCTACTAATTGTTGCACCTTGTCTGCAgcttctttataacttacagtCAGTCTACCACTTcattgtgttaaaataaactttctttttgatCAGTTACTtgaaataatatcaataaaGTTATCTTTCTATCTTTTTTTTTGCTATATGACTGCATGTAgatatataaatttgaaataatttaataaagAGATTTTGATGTCATAATTGTATCACAACCTCAGTTGTTGTACCTATTTGCtattttaatgtaatatttacaagttGTAAAATTAACAAAACTTTTACTGAAAACAGTTCAATCCTTCTGATTCAGTGAAATATCTCTTTACTAATAGtcaattttccggttccaagatgcattgcccTAGAGGACGTCACTTATGTTGTTActtttagtcttgttttgtctttgttatatttgaaataacatttttatttggaAATTATGGAACGACATGTTgtcctctttgattatgagtgattttatagaacaaagactaaatgccatcaatgacagaggaGGAATTTTACTGGTGAACACAGgctacggtcaggtgacaaccatccccctgagtaacGCATGTAAACCTCTCAGcacgtacacaatacatggcattgtatggagagacacgcattgcatcttggaaccagcaaGAGGTTTATTGCTGAGTGATACTGTGTACAAtggcttgatgtctgtatgtagaCAGGTAAGAAGCAAGCCTGATTACTTAGTAGTCAACTAACTGTAAATCAATAAGGGTACGCTTTTTATTTACAGTTAGTTAACTAAGTGATCACTTGACAATATGTAACATAATTCAGGAAATACAataacatatattacatattataaaaatatcattccagtgattaaaatatttacattccaGCTATAATAAatattgtgggtttttttatttcaaagttgtAATAATTGATCCAAAAACATCTGAAAGATATTAATCTCTCCATCTTAATCCATAAAGTACGTTTCTCAATCTAACAATTTACTTGTATATTGCTCCAAAAGTGAATTCCTTTATTACTTGAATGCTGACATTACCTCTTCTTTCAACTGTGTGTATGTCTTCTTAATTCCATCTCTACAGAACACTACAGCAGTCTTATCTGGATATTTTTCTGTTGTTGATTCTATAATTTTACCAATGGTCTGCCCAACCAATGGTGTACTTCCAACTGTGTGTGCATAGCTCTTGATGTATTGATTCTGTGGACTGTATAGGGTATATGTGTTATGACAGAACATTTATCACTATGATTTATAATATACACTTGATAACTTGACTGTATCATTCTATATCACACTGGCCAAGTTGTAAACATTCCAACAGAAAATACATGATTTTTAACCACTACACTATTAGAAATTCGTAACACTTTAACCACTACACTATTAGAAATTCTTAACATCAGTTGAaaactaaatatacatgtacctaaaatatatatgataaaacgACTTGTCCTTCAGACTAATATTGAAGAATTATCTATTCATTTGTCAATCAATGGTCATGATTAATATTACATAACAACACACGTTACATCCGTGGGTGCATCGGTCCGTACAACTTGTATTGTAGCTTGATTTATATCAGTCAAGTGACTAAGGTATTTCTCAGACCGCTGTATGGTTTGTGCCTTTCTCaggttgaagttttagtgattGCCTTCAGCCTAGTCATTCAAACGGGTggtcactagtctagttcctgacgacagtattccgattttacactatgttatctatctatctgtctgtctaaaatcggaatacggtagAACGAGACAGTCACAAACTTACCAACTGTTGGTGAAGTTACGTCTCGGCGTTGCAGTGCATGGTAAACTTCTGAGAATAATATCTTTCACTTTCCGATTTAAACGACCTACAGCAATACTTGCAGTCATTAATTTCATGTTGGATAGCTAGTCATCAATAGCAGGACCTAAATGTCGGCACAGTACAGAGAGATCGGTGTGGTACTGGATACTAGTTGTGTACAACGATCAGCTGGCACGTCAAGGGGTTGTCCCTTTCCTCTCCTCCCAGTGTCGACGAGGGCTCCCCTCTGTCCAAGCCAAAAACCTCTTGTTCCGATGTTGTGATTGACATGTTCCGCTGCCATACACAATGTAGCCAGGAAGGCAGGCCAAGGTCAGACCCACATACCAATATGGGGAAAACgaacattttaatatttgaagaCAGTTctaactcagaccactagagTGGTTTCAGTTATGAAGAAAAAAAGGAGCGAGTCTAGATCTGGACAGACAATATAATGAGGTCAAATATAAGTTTACATGTTTTCAAAAACGCCATACTTTACTTCTTCCAGTCTCGTAATTTTACGACCCACGAAATCATCTTAGAGTGGCCCAATTTTTATCTTACCTTCAGAATTGTTATTTATGTTTACAGTAAcattatgattttaaaaacagcaaaatatatcaataaagtTGATTTTTTATGTGGCTAATTTTAACTGTACTattatgactggattatgtcATTGTTACAGCTATCTGACTAACAAACACAGTGCAATGATGTACTCAATTAAGCCGTGTTCAATTTGTAAACACAGTAAAAAGAGCACTCAATTAAGCCGTGTCAAATTTGTGCTTTAGATTAGGACAGACAGACGACATTTATCACAGTATTGACAGTCgttattaaaatggaatgagATAACGCCATGCTTTTACTCATGTTTTATCATCATTTGAGATGACAGGGACACGACAGACGAACTGTCAATCACCATGAGAACCTGCAACAACGGTGATAAATGTTTGGAAAAACGAAAGTGTTAATTTCGATTACTTTAACACATATGGCCGTTTTCGCCTATTTGTCGTTGCTTGCTTTTTACCATAATATTCTATGCGTATTTTATTCAACTgttacattatcaaataaaatgaaatataatattgatCATGCAAACTGACGTTTGTAAGGGCCATAGCGCCATTCATTCAAAAAAAGGATAAAAAATTGGAATCTGCATCACATCAACAATGCAGTGTGATATATACATCCTGTAGTGTTCACAATATGATAGAGCACAATGTAAATGTAGCAATTAAACACACCAATATGGGAGTTTTAAAACTACACTACTCTTCTTCTTGTGAATATTTATCATCTTTCTGTGTGGACCTGTGAAAGTAAGACTGCATGTGCATTATTTCACTGCATTGCATATGCACTATATTTTAAGATGGtgtttgttcaaatattttactttgcaGAGGTGTATGTCTACATTAATTGATGACAATTGAATTTGAATCCCCAGATTGACATCCACtcttattttatgtatttttaaaggTTTTGTCAACTCTTTTTTTTGTAACAAACAATTTTTAGTgtgaaatttttcattttatttatattgttttgtgtttaaTGTTAACAGCTTGATATATATGTGTGCTGTGCTTGGTGTACTTTGTGCATTTTTAAGTGGCTTTTAAGTTTTTAAGGAACCTGTAAATAGGAGTTGCTCCCCTTCCTAATcctggaaataaaataaaataatatattattagaAGTAGGTGAAAACTACTAGCGCTCCTATTTTAACCAATTTATTACGAGTGAAATTCCCCGTATCAGTCTCTATCACTTTTGTACCACTGCCCTCGGGACTGCCCCTACCCACTATCATGTGTATTCcccactatgtatgtatgtatgtatgtatgtatgtatgtatgtatgtatgtatgtatgtatgtatgtatgtatgtatgtatgtatgtatgtatgtatgtatgtatgtatgtatgtatgtatgtatgtatgtatgtatgtatgtatgtatgtatgtatgtatgtatgcatgcatgtgtgtatgtgtgtatgtgtgtatgtatgtgtgtgtatgtgtgtgtgtgtgtgtgtgtgtgtgtgtgtgtgtgtgtgtgtcgccTATGTGTACGTTTTTTTTCGACCACTCGCAAAGAAGTTATGCAAACAATCCAACAAGACAGCATGATATATAGATCTAGAGTGAGAGATTCTTTTAAAGGCTTAatttgtgtttacatgtaattaatttcaGGGCCACCAACATACATTTATCGAACTATAACCgattgatgtacatttgtagagaTAATAGatttctattttcatattttcataatcGATCGACTGGTGTAATCTACACACGTGACAACCACTTTATCGTCATGGAAACAAAGTGTTTTAAGACTTCAACCGTATATATTCACTTGGATAACATTGAGGCAAGAATTTTCAAGTAGTGATGTAGTATTCTGTACGCCAGGTTCGCCAACGGCAGTTGTGTGTTTGACACCAGAACGAAGATCTAAAATACAACTGTTATTTTAGGATTACCCCCAGTACCGTGTAACTACATATTTCAGACTGTACTAGATGAGGATGTAATTGGCTTGAATTGTCAAACGACACGACTTCTGAACAGTTACCATAACTACGACACGTCTCAAAGTAAATGAAACCTTCACTACCTCGCTAATTCGGCCAATCATCGCCTGAGATATACAACAATTTTGCCGATAATCGGGATGAAAATTCCTCATGATCATAAGATAGACAAGACAACAGCTGTGGTGCAGACTATGTACACCTCAACAGACCAAACCATGTCGCCAAAGCTATAAAGAATCCTAACTTTTCAACTGTGTTATCCAGTTGACGTTACCAATGGATACGACAAGGAATGTCTCTGACAATATTGGAAATGTATCTGCGATTAACATTACATCAAGGGATGTTACAGACAGCACaattttacatctatttttcTTAGTTCTGTTCAGTCTTGCTGGTGTTTTTGGCAACATTCTTGTTATAACAGCAGTTGTCACTACTCCCAAACTTCATATCATCGCCAACTTATTCGTGGTCAACTTAAGCGTCActgatttgtgtgtttgtggCATATTTGAACCTTTCTATGTATTCACGTTATACCATGGTACGTGGCCGTATAATCCCATTGGTTGCCAAATCATTGGCTTCTTCACCATAGCAACATTTGGAGTGTCAATAACAACATTAGGCACCATCGCCATCAATAGGTTTATTCTCATAACCAGACCGACTGGCACATACCGGAGGATATTCAGTCGAAAGAAGAACTACATTTGGGTAGGATGGACATGGATTTTTAGTATTACATGGACTTTGCTGCCAGTGATTGGTTTTGGTAGTCTTGGTTACAACACAGCTATTGGCTATTGTGCCTATGTCTATGGTGATAGTCTAACATGGTGGTTCCTGTTTAGTGTTTTGACATTTGCCGTCTTACCGTGTATCATCATGATGTTCATTGGTTATTTCCTTACCTTCAGAGCTATACGTGCATCTCGACTGCGGGTACAATCCACGGCCAAAACCCAAAACCAGGGAGCACAGGAGCGAAGTAACAACGAAGCTGTTGCCAAGGCAACCAAAGGTAACGCAAAAAACGAGGGTCAATGGAGCAAAACAGAAGTTAAAGTCACTCAACAACTGTTCTTGATATTCTCAATATTCTGCATATGCTGGCTACCCTATTGTGTTGCTAATTTATCCGATAGATATTTTATTGTGCCCAGAGAAGTGCATCAAGTTGTTGCATCATTGGCATGGTTCAACTCGTCTTTGAATCCCTACCTGTATGCCTGGATGAACAGAAATTTTAGGAACGCCTATAAAAGACTTCTTTGTTGCATGGATAAGCGAACAGCCAACAATACGACAGATGGAAGAAGCATGATGGTCTCGACCGTCTCTGGGTAACAAATTTAACTTTATACGGTGATAAGAAACAATCGCagaaacaataacatttgaaaattttaaGAACAGAGTGGTCTATCTACACATCAGGCACAGGGCTactattaccatggttacaattgATATGCGATGATATTTAGTGTCGGACCTCAGAATACTGTAGTGGTGAGAggtgtgacgtgacgtgacgtgaagTGTACGTGCCATGCAATGTTTTGTATGAAAAACAGTAACGGTGAAGCTAACGTGGTAGACAGCAAACAATGTTTTGGATCTATAGTGAACACCATACCTAAACTTGTACTGTTGAGATTTTATTCCATAGAGTTTCCACGACGCAACCTTGCCTTGTATCAATCGGTTTCAGGACTCgttcactatacatgtacagagcTAATTCGAAACCACCTTGGTTTTCATCACCAGAACATTTTTCCCAAGTGTACAGTGTGTGTGATTTCAATCAATAATTAAATTCTTCCAATAAAGATGTTAatatggctatatatcaattTGCTTTGCTTTATGTGTCGTTATTTCCCTCGACCTATAGTCTTAGGAAAGTAGTGGGTATTTTTGTTTCTCCTAAATGCTGTACTAAATGAAGACGTCTGGAACAtcgttttaaatgttttatttgggCTGACAAAGTAAGTATTATAAGGattgattttctttttgtttcttTCGGGATtctatttataaaatatatctcTATATAGTCAATCAGAAAACCGTGGCAATTGAACCTATAAACAGAACTACACCCAGGAAGAAATCATTGAACAAAACAATGCGTAATACATCATGCAATCCTTGGCATCAGATAAGTAAATTACCTTTCTAGAATGTAGTAGTTCTGCAGACAGATTCTGACATGTATGCTATTTAGTCACTAACTTtataatgttgatatcaaaatatcaaatacaagtGCATACCACAGATATTCCAATAAAACTTTAAATGTGTATAGTTTAAAGCTCACAGTGCAATTGTATCCTTCTTACTGCTTATATCTGTCATAAGATTTTACAAGTAGATATACTTCGTGAAGAGAGAGAACTTaccctttttttcattttatatttttttaagaaatgtaattttgatCATCTTTGATTCCCATTTACCTTTCCTTTTTGTCATGCTTGTATATTGTCTGAGTAAAGTTGGTTTAACttaaagattttttaaataaaaaaaatctataatgTATATCTCAAGATTTTTTGACGCTGTGATCATGTTACTGTCCAGTCGTAAGATCCGGTAAGTATTCCGCCACCAAGCGGTCAGATGAAGGAGTGAGTTGGTACATTTGTTTGCTACTAGAAAATTCTATATAGTGACCACAAGCGGGTGCTATTATAAACTCAAATAGTGTCATGCTAAACGTTATGATACAATACTGTATGAATATAGTACGGCAGGCCAGTGGTTTCCAGTGTTTTCTACACACTACTAAGCAGTGCAAGAAACAATGAAGACCTGAAAATGGTGTTTATTATGTCGATAGGAAAGCTTGGATTTCAAATAGTTTATGAATAACATACAGCCCGCTTTAGAAAATCTCCATTTATTAAACAAAGATCTAGGAACGATGCTGTcgatattgcattgtattaaGTGTCATATCATTTATATTCAAGGTTTATTGGCCAGGTTTAAGAGTTGGAAAACTGAGTATTAAACGAACTATACTGTGGATAATGCATCGGGTATCATATACGTATAACGTTTCTAATACAGGCCAGGTTAAAGGTTTGCAAACTAAAACAAGTTGTAAAAACGGCTCTCATAATATACATTATTGATCCGTTGTATTAACGTTATTTTCACTTTTGGACCCTCTCAGTTCGTCAAACATGTAAACGGTGGGAGTCGAAAACGACAACAGAAATAACAGACAAGCACACACTTCCTGCATTTGTACTTATATAGATTGCGATACAAAATCCTGAGGGAATTTGTAGACTATTGCAATGACATCGAAACTTTGTGAAAAAAGGCGACAAGAACAACAAAACTTTCATAATTTATATGAGACATTTCCTGGATTAAGTCATGGACAATATTAAAGGTACAAGTGACGACTAAGTTTACACAGAAAGGTCTTCTAAAAGTAATAACATAGTGTACAAACTACATGAAATTGCAATGACTTTGTTGGACAACATTAATACACCTTCACACAAACAATTACTATTACGGTTATCGATAGACTAGACAGGGAATTATACAGCAGTTTGCTGTAATTAAGACCATGGAACGGATCCTGGTATGGACTACGTCAGCGGAAGTGAAAACACGAAAGGACAGTCTTAATAGAGTTCTTTCAATTCCTAGACCAAATTCACCAAGATATGACATATACCTTGATACTGGTCTCGGTTGTTATACTCTGTTGTGTTGTTTATGCGTGTTGAACTTTGAAGTGGTGAAGAGTGAAATTCTATTTTTCTAaccattcattaaaaaaaattatgaaacatCAAATAAAATTTGGCCCATGGATTTGGTCCTGTTCAAACTCTTTACATGTAACCTGtggtacatgtctgtgtcagAAAAAAGGAAGATGATTTTTAGCTATAATATTTAGACAGTTGAAAGTGACCACCCCAGTGGTGGGGGTATGTACACGTGTACTACGTGATCACGTACACAATCAGCGATGTCATACAGGTCGACAGTGTGAACTGGTGTTACCTGttaataaatatgtttataGGTAATTGTTATCAATaacacactacacagtacacAGTATACTGTACACTtctatttttgtacaaataatcGGGTCATTATTTGTCGTAGACCCGTGTTCTTATCTACGTGTTGTAAATGGTACTCGGTATATCACTTGTAATTGTCAA
The genomic region above belongs to Glandiceps talaboti chromosome 8, keGlaTala1.1, whole genome shotgun sequence and contains:
- the LOC144439405 gene encoding 5-hydroxytryptamine receptor 4-like codes for the protein MDTTRNVSDNIGNVSAINITSRDVTDSTILHLFFLVLFSLAGVFGNILVITAVVTTPKLHIIANLFVVNLSVTDLCVCGIFEPFYVFTLYHGTWPYNPIGCQIIGFFTIATFGVSITTLGTIAINRFILITRPTGTYRRIFSRKKNYIWVGWTWIFSITWTLLPVIGFGSLGYNTAIGYCAYVYGDSLTWWFLFSVLTFAVLPCIIMMFIGYFLTFRAIRASRLRVQSTAKTQNQGAQERSNNEAVAKATKGNAKNEGQWSKTEVKVTQQLFLIFSIFCICWLPYCVANLSDRYFIVPREVHQVVASLAWFNSSLNPYLYAWMNRNFRNAYKRLLCCMDKRTANNTTDGRSMMVSTVSG
- the LOC144438819 gene encoding medium-chain acyl-CoA ligase ACSF2, mitochondrial-like, which produces MKLMTASIAVGRLNRKVKDIILRSLPCTATPRRNFTNSCPQNQYIKSYAHTVGSTPLVGQTIGKIIESTTEKYPDKTAVVFCRDGIKKTYTQLKEEVDRLAAGLLAIGIKRGDRVGMWSPNRLEWVLTQYATARIGALQVNINPAYRPMELEYALRKVGCKALISDQNFKTQDYWSMLCEICPEVQKSHPGEIQSPNLPELKSVIMLGKGHFPGAYMFDDVMEAPSKQHFIQVEECQDDLQFDDPINIQFTSGTTGNPKGVTLSHHNIVNNADTVGRTLGYDTSDHVISIPVPLYHCFGMIVGGLASMVFGSTAVYPSPSFEPLAALQAIESERCTSQYGTPTMFIDMLHHEDFDKYDMSSLITGVMAGSPCPIETMKQVNNKMNMKEVTICYGLTETSPVTFQSKRDDPIELRVSTIGKPIAHNEAKIIDSATGEVIAVGTPGELCTRGFTTMLEYWEDEKKTSEVIGKDRWFHTGDIGVMDENGYVRIVGRMKDLVIRGGENIYPVEIEQFLYKHPKIEDVQVIGIPDKRMGEELCAWIKLKAAQTADEDEIKNFCKGQIAHFKIPRYICFVDAFPLTVTGKVQKYLMRQETMPMLGLDKNI